TGTGCAGCAGCTGTTGCACCAGGAGATAATAGTCCTTGAGTATTTACTACAAAAACTAAATTGTTAGTGTTTTGCCCTTGAAAAGCATAAACATCTGTAATGTCTGAAGCATTACCTGTTACTGCCGGTGCATCAGCATGATCGGCAGCTACGAAAATTAGACCTGAAATCGCTACCAGCGACAAGCCTAAAAGTAACTTGATTTTTTTCATTGTTGTTATTATTTTGACGTTAATACAATCATGTACGGTATTGAATTACAATTGGTTTAAAAAAATGTTAAATTTTTAATTAAATATAAATATGGGTTTTAAATAAAAAGATTCTTATTTTTACGTTAATAAAAAACTAGGTATGACACAAGAAGAATTATTACCATTACTTTTAAGAAAGGAAGAAAAAGCTTTTACTACACTTTATGACATGTATTCTAAAAGCCTTTTCAGTATTATAACCAATTTAATAAAAGATCGAGAAGAAGCCGAAGATGTACTTCAAGAGGTATTTGTAAAAATTTGGAAGAACATTGACAGCTACAATCAAAGTAAAGGAAGACTGTACACCTGGATGCTCAACATCACCAGGAATACTGCCATTGACAAATTGCGTTCTAAAGGGTTTAACAACAGTCAAAAAACCTCTCTTCTGATAATTTCGTACATCTGTTGGATGACAGTAATAAGCTGACGAGCAGAATAGATACCATCGGTATCAGGGAATTTGTAAATAAATTAAAACCCAAATGTATTCAAATCATTGACTTACTGTTTTTCAAAGGATACACGCAACAGGAAGCGTCAGAGGAATTAGCGATTCCTTTAGGAACTGTAAAAACCCAAAATAGAATGTGCATGAACGACCTACGAACTTTTTTAAAAATATAAATGGAAACAAAAGAATATATCGAATCCGGAATATTAGAGCTTTATGTTTATGGTTTGCTCAGCGAATCAGAAAATGATGAAGTGAATGCTATGGCCAATAAAAATCCGGAAATAAAAACAGAAATTCTGTCTATAGAAAAGGCCATTATCAACCTTTCCAGCAGCTTCTCGCCTTTCCTTTCGCACAGCCAATTTGAAAAAATCAAAGCGCAATTGGAATTGAAACACGGTAAAGTTATAGACTTGAAATCAAGAAGCAATACGGCAACCTATGTTGGTTGGGCGGCTTCTATAGTATTGTTGATAGGGATTGGTTTTCAATATTCAAAATTGAATGAGAGCAAAGAGCAAATCAATACCATACAAACCGAAAAGTCAAAACTGCAGGAAACTGTTGTAAACTTGGAATCCAAAAATAAAACTACCGAAACGGTATTGAATGTCATCCGTGACGAGAATAACACTGTGGTAGCTTTGGGTGGACAAGCAGCTGCACCAACCGCTAAAGCCAAAATTTATTGGAACCAACAAACCCAAGTGGTCTATGTTGATGCCAGCGGTTTACCGGAACCACCGGAAGGTAAAGTATATCAAATTTGGTCACTCAAACTGCAACCGCAACTTACACCAACCAGTATTGGTCTTTTGGGTAACTTCAAAGACAACTCGAGTAAGGTATTTGCTGTAGCTAAAACCAGTGGTGCCGAAGCCTTCGGAATTACATTGGAACCTGCCGGCGGAAGTGCCTCACCAACTATGGAGCAACTCTATACTTTAGGAAAAGTATAATTTCAGAAATAACCCTTAACAAAAAAGTCCCGATGATTCGGGACTTTTTTTATTTCTTTCTGTAATGTTTTCTGTATTTCGGATAGGCTAAGGCTCCTATAAAAGTCATAGTGCCCAATGTGTACCAAATCCAACCCAGTGATTTAGCTTCACCGCTGGCATAGGAATGTAACCCTACCAAATGGAAATTCACCCCATAATAAGTAAACAATATAGATACAAAAGCGTACATCGCCATTAAATTAAACAACCATTTATTGCGCATAGCCGGCACAAAACGGGCATGTATAACAAAAGCATACACCATAATACTGATTAATGCCCAAGTTTCTTTAGGATCCCAGCCCCAGTATCTTCCCCAACTCTCGTTAGCCCATTGGCCTCCCAAAAAGTTTCCGATGGTTAACATTATCAACCCAACGGTCAACGCCATTTCATTGATATAAGTGATTTCTTTGATGTTCAATTCCATTTTGGCTTTGTTCTTTTCGGTGGTAAAGAAAATCAATACCAAAGACACAAAACCTAATATCATCCCCAAAGCAAACGGTCCGTAACTCGCTACGATTACCGCTACGTGAATCATTAACCAATAAGAATTCAATACCGGTTGCAGGTTGGCTATTTCCGGATCAATCCAGTTGGCGTAAGCAGCCGTTAGTATCATTGCTGTTACAAAAGCCGAAGAGGCCACGGTTAATTTTGATTTTCGATCAAAAGCCAAACCGAAGAACATGGTGGCCCAAGCTACATATACAATAGCTTCGTAAGCATTACTCCAAGGCGCATGGCCTGAAATATACCAACGAGCGATTAATCCTAAGGTATGCAAAGCAAACAGCAATCCGATTATAACATGCAACCCGTTGATGGTTATTCTTAAAATTTTTCGGTCTTTAAATATTTGAATGATGACTAATACAAACATCAAAGCTGCTGCGGTTATGTACCAATACGGTAACTTTTGGAAGACATCGTATTTGTTGTATAAAATCTCATAATCAATCTTTTGATCCGAAGGACGTACCGTTTTACCAAATTTCTTTTGATAAGCAATCATACCATTAAGCATGGTATTGGCCATGGTATAATTTTTCGATTTTTTGGCTAAGGATAAGGATTCCAAATAGTAAGGAAATGCGTTTTTAATAGTGTCTAATGCCGTTCCGGTAGTTTGACTAATTTCTAAATTAGAAACCCATTTATTGTTTTTGTCATTCGGAATCGGATAAATTTTTAAAATGCTGCCAAACAAAGCGCTGTTCATCAGGTTGATCTTCTTATCCGTTTCTACAAAATCTTTTTCAAACTGATTGGGATTGGCCGTTTTATAGGCTTCTTCTAAGTATGGCGCTAATTTGTAATTGCCTTTGGCATCAAAAAACTTCTTGAACGGAATAAACTTCATTTCGGCCTCTACGCCAATTATTTTTCGAATACTGTCGTTACCGGGTTTTACATAAATCAACGGCAATTCAATCCAAGCAAACGGAAACTGCTTCATGGATAGCAACACCTGGTCGGCATTCATTCCGTTATAAGTATCACTGTGGCTGACTTTTCGCAACAATTCAGAGGAAAAAGTATTAACCGGTTTCATTCTACCGCCGGCATCCTGAATGATGAGTCGACCAAATTGCTCGGCCTGTTTTTCCGGAACTTTATATGAAAGAATAGAGTCCAAGTAGTTAATGTCTTTGCTTTGATGCGGATGATTTTGCGCCAACCCATTAAAGGACACTAACAAAATTACCATCGAAGCCATTTTAGCTTTTTTATTTTTTACGTTTTCCAGCTTTCGCTTCAAATCGGCAAAGCGTGATTTTTTGACAAACATAATGGCCATCAAACAGAAGAACAATAAGAAATAACCCAGATAGGTAATGGTTGTTCCCCAGAAATCGTGATTTACAGAAAGTACCGTTCCTTTTTCATCGGGATCAAATGAAGCTTGGAAAAATCGGAATCCTTTGTAATCTAAAATATGATTCATATAAATTCGGGCATCAAACTTTTTAGTTGAATCTATAACAGTCACTCTACTTTCAAAAGCAGAGAAACTCTTCTCAGTTCCCGGGTATTTTTGTGCAATAAAATCAATTAGTTTCAAACTGAACGGCAATTCATATACTTTGCTGCCGTAGCTCAATGTAAATTCTAATTTACCGAGTTTATACACTTTGGGTTCTCCTTGTTTTCCTTTAGAACCAATTAGTGTTACCTCCTGTTCCTTCCCTTCTGATTTAAGGATTACTGTTAACGCATCTGTGCCGTTTTTGGGTTTGTAGTTCCCACTGGCTTCAAAAGATTTAAATCCTTTTTTAGGTGCATCCGGGAGTACAAACTGAGTACCGCCCACATTGTATAACGAGCGATACATTAGCGGTTGAACCGAATCTTTACCAACTTTTCCTTGCAATCGATCTGCCATTCGCATAAACTGTCCTTCAAAAGGAGAAGTAATGGTATTGGCTTTAGTATCAATATTGATTGCGCCTTTGGTGGGTTTATTGACCGCAAACAACATGTTGTGAATGTCTTGAATTTCGCCTTCTTTCAGCATGTGCTCATGACGCATCCCATCACCCGATTCAACCAACTTAAGGTATACCTCGCCTTTGTCGTCTTCTTTGATGGTTTCTTTGGCATCTAAGACGTAGTTTTTGTATTCTATTTCAAACGGTATAGTCGCAAATTTCTCGTTAATGGAAAAATAGTTATTCGTTACCGGTGACAACAGCATAGGTTTTTCAAAAATGCGGCGTTTCAAACTGCCTTCGTACATTCCATCAACAAAAACGGTCAAATAGCATTTATCCGAATAAAGCTGATTGGAAGTGGCACCTTCTCGTATAGGCATCATTCCTTCGTAGCTAATGTACCTTGTGATAAAAGCACCGGTGATGATGAAAATAAAAGACAAATGCAGCAAGAGTGTGGCCCATTTTTCTTTTTTGTACAATTGATAGCGTTTAATGTTTCCTATGAAATTAATCATAAAGAACAGCATTATAGCTTCAAACCACCAAGCGTTGTACACCCAAATTCGTGCGGTATCAGTATTGTATTTACTTTCGATGAACGTTCCTGCGGCCATGGCTACGGCAAAACCAAGAAACAAAATCGCCATTAAACGTGTGGAGAATAAAATGGAGTATATTTTTTTTCCATGAGGTGGAATATTTTTTAAAAAAGTGCTACAAAAATAGCGTAAATAAATAGATTTATGCTTCATATTTTTTGGGTTTTAATTCTTTTTTAAGAGTTGTGGATTTCTTTGATTTAAAATAAAAAATAAAACTATTTTTCGATAATTTAGCCACATGATTCGAGTAACACTTATTGGTTCCGGAAATGTGGCCCAGCATCTGATACAAGCGTTCAGTCAAACGACTGCTGTTGAGTTGGTTCAGGTGTTTTCAAGACAACCGGAAACAGTGGCACATTTGGTATCTGCTCACCAAATCATCTCTGATTTTAATAAACTGCAAAAGGTCGACCTAATCATCATAGCAGTAATTGATGATGCCATTAGTGAGGTTTCGAATCAAATTCCGTTTGAAAATCAACTGGTAGTGCATACCTCGGGAAGTGTGGCTATGGAAGCTTTAAATGCTAAAAACCGTCGAGGTGTTTTTTATCCTTTACAAACGTTTTCCAAAGCCAAAGCCATTAACTTTAAAGTGGTTCCTATTTGTTTAGAAACCGAAAACGATGGTGATTATAATACACTGGAAACGGTTGCCAAAGCTATATCAAACGTGATTTACCGCATCAATTCCGAGCAAAGAAAAGCCCTGCATGTCGCGGCCGTTTTTGTTTCCAATTTTGTCAATCATTTGTATCAGATTGGCGAAACCATTTGCACCGAAAACCAACTAGACTTTGCGATTTTAAAGCCTTTAATTCAGGAAACGGCGGATAAAATTTTGACTCTTTCACCTGCGGAAGCCCAAACCGGACCAGCTAAGCGACAAGATTCGCAAACGATTAATACGCATTTGGCCTTTTTAACCGATGACCATCAAAAAGAAATTTATAAACTGCTAACAAAATCAATTATCGATAATGGGAAAAAGCTATAAAGAAATATTAAACAACATCTCTACTTTCATCTTTGATGTAGACGGCGTTTTGACTGATAGTACCGTACATATTACACCTACCGGAGAAATGCTTCGCATCATGAATATTCGCGACGGATTTGCGATGAAAGCGGCTATCGAAAGTGGTTATAACGTTTGCATTATATCGGGAGGAAACAACGAAGGCGTTCGTATTCGCTTGAAAAATTTAGGCATTACCGATATTCATTTGGCTTCGCCGGATAAAGTGGCTACTTTCAAAGAATATACCGAATTGTACAATATTGATCCGGAACGAGTACTGTATATGGGGGATGACATTCCCGATTATCATGTAATGCAATTGGTGGGTTTGCCTACGTGTCCACAAGATGCCAGCCCTGAAATTAAGGCAATTTCCAAATACATTTCACACAAAAAAGGCGGGAAAGGCGCTGTGCGCGAAATGATTGAACAAGTGATGAAAGTTCAAGGCAAATGGCACTTGTATTATAACGGAAAACACGATTAAATTTACACTACAACAAATCAAAAATTACTGAATTCAGCAAAAATGAACTTTTTAAAACTAATACGTTACCAAAACCTTTTACTATTGGCATTAATGCAACTGATTTTTCGTTATGGTTTTTTGAAATACCAAGCGATTTATTTGTTTTTAACTGATATTCAGTATGGTTTATTGGTTTTGTCTACCGTTTTGATTGCCGCCGCGGGTTATGTAATCAATGACATTATGGACCAGGAAACCGATGCGGATAACAAACCCAATCATGTGATTATCGGTAAAAGCATATCAGAAGCGATGGGATACAACTTGTATTTTACACTGAATGTAACCGGTGTCGGCATTGGTTTTTATCTGTCGAATGTGATTCAGAAACCTACTTTTGGAGGACTTTTTATCATCATAGTAACGGTATTGTATTTATATGCTACCAGCTTTAAAAAGATGCTTTTGGTCGGTAATATCATAGTGGCGTTGGTGTTATCAATGAGTATTTTAATCATAAGCATTTTTGATTTGCTGCCGTTGACTTATGCTGATAACCGTAGCGAAATGTCGGTCATTTTTTCTTTCTTAATGGACTATGCCATCTTTGCTTTTATACTAAATCTCATTCGGGAAATTATTAAAGACATGGAAGACGTAGATGGTGATTACAACCAAGGAATGAATACCTTACCTATTGCTATTGGTGTAAACCGAACGGCTAAAGTGGTCTTTGGATTAGGGATTATGGCAACACTACTCTTACTTTGGTACATCAACACTTACCTGATGGCAAACCAACTGTATTATGCTGTAATTTACGGATTGCTTTTAATCGTAGGGCCGATGATTTTCTTTGTAATCAAAATGTGGAATGCCACTGCTAAAAAAGATTTCCAACTATTGAGTACTGTATTGAAATGGATTATTTTCTTCGGCATACTTTCAGTGGTGGTGATTACTTTTAACATCAAAAATCATGGATAACGAACACCTCAAAAACTATAAAATTATTCTAGCTTCGGGTTCCCCCAGAAGGCAACAGTTTTTTAAGGACATGGATTTGACTTTTGACATTCGGTTGAAAGACATTGAAGAAATCTATCCGGACCACCTGCAAGGGGTAGAAATTACTAACTATTTGGCTGAATTAAAAGCCGGTGCTTTTGATGGAGAACTTCAACAAAATGAGCTATTGGTTACGAGCGACACCATTGTTTGGCTAAACAACCAAGCTTTGGGCAAACCCAAAAATTACGATGATGCAGTAGCCATTTTAAAATCATTATCCAATAAAACGCATGAAGTAATCACCTCGGTATGCTTCAAAACGATACACAAAACCGAAACTATTTTTGAAGTCACCAAAGTAACTTTTAACGAACTTACCGAAGCGGCCATTCACTATTACCTGGATAATTGCAAACCCTTTGACAAAGCAGGTGCTTACGGCATTCAGGAATGGATTGGCCTAGTCGGCATTACCAAAATTGAAGGTTCCTATACCAATGTCGTCGGGCTGCCAACCGAAAAAGTGTATCACTATTTGAGTCACTTCGAGGCAGAGAACTAAAAAATAACTACCTTTCAATAAAATAAAAAGTATGTCTGAAACCGTAAAATTCCCCTTTTATATTAAACTGGCAGCCATATTACTTTGTTTGATTGGGCTGTTCACGATTACTTATTTAGGACGAGACATTATTTTTCCGATACTGCTTTCGTTGCTTTTTGCCATTATTTTGCGCCCGGTAGTTACTTTTTTGATCAAGCGACTTCGTTTTCCTCATTTCATTGCAGTAGTCTTTGCTATAGTGTTGTTTGTGATGCTCTTTCTGGGTGTCTTTTATTTTATTTCCCTTCAGGTGAGTGATATGGCCAATGATTGGAGCAAAATAAAGAATAACTTCTATTACCATATTGAGCATTTTCAGCAATTGATTCGGGATAATTTTCATTTGAGTAAAAGAGAACAAAACGAGATTATCACAAATGCCACCAAAGACACGCTGGTTTCTGGGCAACAAATCGTTGGAAGCACATTGAATTCGTTTACGGATATCGTTTTAAATCTAACGCTGATCCCTATTTACACCTTTCTTTTTCTACTGTATCAAAATTTATTTATTACTTTTTTAATCAAATTATATAAACCGATACACCACAAAAAACTACGCGAAATACTATACGAAATCAAAATAGCCGTCCAAAGTTATGTTGTAGGATTGCTATTTGAAATGGTAGCGGTTTCAGTATTAACAACCATTGGCTTGTACCTTATTGGTATTGAATACTTTATTTTGTTAGGCATCATTACCGGAATTTTGAATTTGGTGCCTTACATCGGAATACTATTTGCCGGCGCCTTGAGTATAGTGGTTTCGCTTTCAGGCTCCACAGATTTATCAATTGTCGTCGGAGTAATTGTGGTGAATATTATTGTGCAACTTATCGATAATAATATATTGGTTCCGCTGTTTGTCAATTCAAAAGTGCAAATCAATGCACTAGTTTCGATAGTCGGAATTATTGTTGGCAATGTTTTAGGAGGGATTACCGGAATGTTTCTAGCGATTCCGATTATTGCCATTATAAAAGTGATTTTCGACCGAATAGAATCTTTAGAACCTTGGGGCTATCTGATGGGAGATGATTTACCGAAAACCTTCGAATGGCACAAAATCAAAATTCCGTTGTATAACTACAACACCTCCACCACTACCATCAATTTCAGCAGTGATACTCCCGAAGAAATCGTTCCTGAAAATGAGGAAAACGATACCATTGAAAATAAGAGCGACTAGTTTTAAATTAACTTTAGATAAAAGATATGACTTTCTTTTCTGATTTTGCCAAAGAGGTAATCGCAACCGGAATTCTGTTAGTTCTTGTTATTGTGCTGCGAGTTTTAGTGGCCAAATTGATTCGTCGTTATGCCAAACTCTCCTCTATCATGGAGCATCGGACGAATTTAGTTATTAAATACATTCATCTATTAATCAATATACTGGCATTGGTTTGCCTTATTGTAATTTGGGGCGTACAGAAAAAAGACATTCTTTTCACCTTATCCTCTGTTACTACCGTGGTGGGTGTAGCCATGTTTGCCCAATGGTCAATACTAAGTAATATCACTTCCGGAATTATTTTGTTTTTCTTTTTTCCTTTTCGGATTGGAGATATTATCAGTGTTCATGATAAAGATTTTCCGATTCAAGCCGAAATTGAAGACATCAAAGCGTTTCACATCTATTTAAAAACCGACAAAGGCGAACGCATCACCTACCCTAACAACTTACTCTTACAAAAGGGAATTTCTATCATCAGGCAAAAGTATGATGATACAGAATTTACGGATTAATTTTAATTATGTAAATTTTAAAAAAAATCATGTAACACTCTTTGGCTATCGACCAACTAATTTTGTTTTATACAATAACAAAAATTATGTCTAATCTAATTGACTTATATTTCTGAACATTTCAATCATAGAAATAGCAGCAATTAAATTAAAAAAGAGAATTATGAGAACAACTAAATTAGTATTACTGGTAGCGCTGTTTGCGGCTACGGTAAGTAGTAAAGCGCAAGTTTCTGTGAATGTCAATATTGGAACACCTCCGGTTTGGGCTCCTGCAGCACCCGTTGAAGTAGAATATTACTATCTTCCGGATATCGGAGTGTACTATGATGTACCGGCACGAGCTTATATTTATTTCGGAAACGGTGCATGGAGACGTAGTGCTTATCTTCCGGCTCGTTACAGAGGATACGATTTGCATCATGGACATACAGTATATTTAACCGATTATCACGGAAGGACGCCTTACGTATATTATAAACAGCATAAAGTAAAATACAAAGGGGATTATGGCTGGAAGAAAAATGGTCATGATAACGGAAACCACAATGGCAATTTCAAAGGAAATAACGGAAATGGTAAAGGTCATGGCAATGGTCATGGTAAAGGCCACGGAAGAAAATAAAAAAACACTATAAACCGTCATAAGTAAAGGCTGAGAAATTTCTCAGCCTTTACTTTTTTGACAGTAATAGAACAAAAACTAAGTAGTTAATAATCAATTATATAAAATAATACAATTCCTAGTATTTTGTTAAAACTGTGTATTTCATCGATAATCCAATCTTATTAACGGATTTGTAACCAAATCTTTGTATATCTTTGTCGTAGATTTTTATTAAAAATGCCGCTCGATATTTTTGTTAATCCCAAATCTACAAAAACATGAAAACGACTAAAGTACTCCTCGTCCTTTTTATTGCCTTGATATCCAATGGTATCCATGCACAAGAGACTGCAATAAAAAAAGAATCATTACCCATCAACAGCAAAAACAACTGTTACCTTCGCTATTACTATTTTCCTAATCTGGAAGCTTATTTCGATAATCTGAAAATGGTGTATTACTACAAAGAAAAAGGCGAATGGGTAACTGCTCCTGAACTTCCTGAAAACTTTGGTGGCTATTCATTATACAATAAAGCCCGGGTAACCATCAATAATTTTGATGATGAGAATCCGTATCAATTGATATTGCTTCACAAAAAAATCTATCCTTACAACTCTAAAGGAAGATTTGCCTACGCTACTACCGGCGGAACAGATTAGATTAAATCTGCACGATTGTTAAAATAAAAATAATTAAAACATACATTTTTATTTAATCTGTATATTTGAAGCTATTGCACCTCTAACGCTTATAAAATGCAAAAGCTTTACACTTTTTCTATTGCCGTTTTACTTTTCACTTTTCAATCGGGTTGGGCACAACAGCCCCAAAAACCTGATGCTGTCGACTTATACAATCAAATTCAAAAGCTGAATTTTTTAGGTTCCGTGCTATACATTGCAGCGCATCCCGACGATGAAAACACGCGTCTTATCTCCTATTTGTCCAATGATATAAAAGCCCGCACCGGTTATTTATCGTTAACCCGTGGCGATGGCGGACAAAATCTTATCGGACCTGAATTACGGGAACAACTGGGCGTTATTCGCACACAAGAATTAATAGAAGCACGAAAAATAGATGGCGGAGAACAATTCTTTTCGCGCGCCAATGACTTTGGTTTTTCTAAAAACCCTGATGAAACATTACAAATATGGGACAAAGACCAAGTGCTTAGCGATGTTATCTGGACCATCAGAAAGTTTCAACCGGATGTAATCATCAATCGGTTTGATCATCGTTCGCCGGGCACTACGCATGGGCATCATACTTCCTCAGCTATGTTGAGTTTCGAAGCTTTTGACAAAGTAAACGATGCTACAGTTTTTCCAAATCAATTGCAGTATGTAACCACCTGGCAACCCAAACGCTTATTTTTCAACACCTCGTGGTGGTTTTATGGCAGTAAAGAAAAATTTGATGCCGCTGACAAAACCAATTTAATCAACCTTAAAATAGGAACCTATTACCCATCAATGGGTAAATCTAATCAGGAAATTGCCGCGTTGAGTCGAAGTCGTCATCAGTCACAAGGTTTTGGCTCTACCGGAACCCGTGGTGAAGAAGACGAATACCTGGAATTCCTGAAAGGCGAAACTCCTCAAAATAAAACCAATCTTTTTGAAGGCATTGATACCACTTGGAATCGTGTAAAAAATGGCAAACCTATAGGCGATATTCTTGCTGTCGTTGAGAAAAACTTTGATTTCAAAAACCCTTCCGCCAGTATTCCGGAATTAGTAAAAGCCTATGATTTAATTCAAAAGTTGGAGGATACCCATTGGAAAAGTCTTAAATCCGAAGAAATCAAAAAAATTATTGCCGGTTGTGCCGGTTTGTATCTCGAAGCCGTTGCCGATACTCAGGAAGCTACGCCGGGAAGTACATTAAAAGTTAAATTGGAAGCCATTAACAGAAGTTCCGCTGCAATCAATTGGAACACCATTGTTACTTATCCCAATTCGATGAACACGCAGGAAATCACGCCGATGCCGAATAACAAATCGATTACTAAATCCATTGAACTGCAACTTCCCAATGACCTCAATTATACTAATGCCTATTGGTTAAACCAAAAAGGAACCGTCGGGATGTATCGTGTAGACAATCAGCAAAACATTGGAAAACCGGACATCATTCGAGAAGTAAAAGTGTTCTTTGTTCTTGAAATTAACGGCGTAAACATTCCGTATGAACGCAATGTGGTTTACAAATACAACGATGATGTAAAAGGCGAAGTCTACCAACCGCTGGATATTGTTCCGGTGGCTACTTCTTCTATTGCCGAGAAAGTCTACATTTTCAATAATGACCGAAGTAAAACCATCACGGTAAAAGTAAAAGCCGGAAAAGACAACCTCAGTGGCAATGTAAAACTTCAAGTGCCGCAAGATTGGAAAGCCTCTCCTTCAGAAATTCCGTTTACCGTTGACAAAAAAGGACAGGAAGTATTGGCGGTTTTTACCGTTTCTCCTTCTGAAGAAGCCAGCGAAATCGACATCAAAAGCATAGTGACTATTGACGGACAATCGTACGACCAAAACAAAATTGACATCAACTATCCGCACATTTACAAACAAATGGTAATCAAACCGGCCGAAGCCAAAGGCATTCGTTTAAAAATTAAAACCAAAAATGAAAAAATTGCCTATATCATGGGCGCCGGTGATGAAGTGCCTAAAAGTTTATTACAGATGGGATATGAAGTCCAACTACTGAAACTGGAAGAAATCAGTGCCGAAAAGTTGCAAGGATTTGATGTGGTAATGACCGGAATTCGTGCCTATAATGTGGTCAATGCGTTAGCGTTCAAACAAGCAATTCTGTTAGATTTTGTCAAAAACGGGAAAACAATGATAGTGCAATACAACACTACAGATGATTTGGTAACCAAAGACATCGCTCCTTATCCGATAAAAATTTCCCGCGACCGCGTGACCGAAGAAAATGCAGAAGTTCGCTTTTTAGCACCAAAACATCAGGTATTAAATTATCCAAACAAAATAACCGCTGAGGATTTCAAAGGATGGAAACAGGAACAAGGTTTGTACTATCCAAGTGAATGGGACTCCAATTTTACAGCAGTTATCTCAGCCAATGACAAAGGTGAGAAACCAAAAGACGGAGCGTTACTACTTGCCAAATACGGCAAAGGAAATTATATTTATACCGGACTGAGCTTCTTTCGTGAATTGCCCGAAGGCGTTCCGGGGGCCTTCCGACTACTGGCCAACATGATAGCAATAGGAAAATAATATGGAAACTAAGAAATCATCATGGAAGAATAGCTACACTTGGGTCTTAATCATCAATGCTATTTATATTATCGTCTTTTTTATTCTAATGCAATTATTCTTTTAATATGCAGCAACTCGACTGGATTGTTTTATCGGTAACCTTACTTTTTATAGTTTCCTATGGCGTATACAAAACCCGAGGAAGCAAAAACGTAGAAGATTATATTTTAGGAAATAAGGAAACCCCTTGGTGGACGGTAGGTTTATCAGTAATGGCAACACAGGCCAGCGCCATAACCTTCCTCTCTACTCCGGGACAAGCTTATCATGACGGCATGGGATTTGTGCAGTTTTATTTCGGTTTGCC
Above is a genomic segment from Flavobacterium phycosphaerae containing:
- a CDS encoding anti-sigma factor; protein product: METKEYIESGILELYVYGLLSESENDEVNAMANKNPEIKTEILSIEKAIINLSSSFSPFLSHSQFEKIKAQLELKHGKVIDLKSRSNTATYVGWAASIVLLIGIGFQYSKLNESKEQINTIQTEKSKLQETVVNLESKNKTTETVLNVIRDENNTVVALGGQAAAPTAKAKIYWNQQTQVVYVDASGLPEPPEGKVYQIWSLKLQPQLTPTSIGLLGNFKDNSSKVFAVAKTSGAEAFGITLEPAGGSASPTMEQLYTLGKV
- the ccsA gene encoding cytochrome c biogenesis protein CcsA, which encodes MAILFLGFAVAMAAGTFIESKYNTDTARIWVYNAWWFEAIMLFFMINFIGNIKRYQLYKKEKWATLLLHLSFIFIITGAFITRYISYEGMMPIREGATSNQLYSDKCYLTVFVDGMYEGSLKRRIFEKPMLLSPVTNNYFSINEKFATIPFEIEYKNYVLDAKETIKEDDKGEVYLKLVESGDGMRHEHMLKEGEIQDIHNMLFAVNKPTKGAINIDTKANTITSPFEGQFMRMADRLQGKVGKDSVQPLMYRSLYNVGGTQFVLPDAPKKGFKSFEASGNYKPKNGTDALTVILKSEGKEQEVTLIGSKGKQGEPKVYKLGKLEFTLSYGSKVYELPFSLKLIDFIAQKYPGTEKSFSAFESRVTVIDSTKKFDARIYMNHILDYKGFRFFQASFDPDEKGTVLSVNHDFWGTTITYLGYFLLFFCLMAIMFVKKSRFADLKRKLENVKNKKAKMASMVILLVSFNGLAQNHPHQSKDINYLDSILSYKVPEKQAEQFGRLIIQDAGGRMKPVNTFSSELLRKVSHSDTYNGMNADQVLLSMKQFPFAWIELPLIYVKPGNDSIRKIIGVEAEMKFIPFKKFFDAKGNYKLAPYLEEAYKTANPNQFEKDFVETDKKINLMNSALFGSILKIYPIPNDKNNKWVSNLEISQTTGTALDTIKNAFPYYLESLSLAKKSKNYTMANTMLNGMIAYQKKFGKTVRPSDQKIDYEILYNKYDVFQKLPYWYITAAALMFVLVIIQIFKDRKILRITINGLHVIIGLLFALHTLGLIARWYISGHAPWSNAYEAIVYVAWATMFFGLAFDRKSKLTVASSAFVTAMILTAAYANWIDPEIANLQPVLNSYWLMIHVAVIVASYGPFALGMILGFVSLVLIFFTTEKNKAKMELNIKEITYINEMALTVGLIMLTIGNFLGGQWANESWGRYWGWDPKETWALISIMVYAFVIHARFVPAMRNKWLFNLMAMYAFVSILFTYYGVNFHLVGLHSYASGEAKSLGWIWYTLGTMTFIGALAYPKYRKHYRKK
- a CDS encoding Rossmann-like and DUF2520 domain-containing protein; the encoded protein is MIRVTLIGSGNVAQHLIQAFSQTTAVELVQVFSRQPETVAHLVSAHQIISDFNKLQKVDLIIIAVIDDAISEVSNQIPFENQLVVHTSGSVAMEALNAKNRRGVFYPLQTFSKAKAINFKVVPICLETENDGDYNTLETVAKAISNVIYRINSEQRKALHVAAVFVSNFVNHLYQIGETICTENQLDFAILKPLIQETADKILTLSPAEAQTGPAKRQDSQTINTHLAFLTDDHQKEIYKLLTKSIIDNGKKL
- a CDS encoding KdsC family phosphatase, which codes for MGKSYKEILNNISTFIFDVDGVLTDSTVHITPTGEMLRIMNIRDGFAMKAAIESGYNVCIISGGNNEGVRIRLKNLGITDIHLASPDKVATFKEYTELYNIDPERVLYMGDDIPDYHVMQLVGLPTCPQDASPEIKAISKYISHKKGGKGAVREMIEQVMKVQGKWHLYYNGKHD
- a CDS encoding geranylgeranylglycerol-phosphate geranylgeranyltransferase; translated protein: MNFLKLIRYQNLLLLALMQLIFRYGFLKYQAIYLFLTDIQYGLLVLSTVLIAAAGYVINDIMDQETDADNKPNHVIIGKSISEAMGYNLYFTLNVTGVGIGFYLSNVIQKPTFGGLFIIIVTVLYLYATSFKKMLLVGNIIVALVLSMSILIISIFDLLPLTYADNRSEMSVIFSFLMDYAIFAFILNLIREIIKDMEDVDGDYNQGMNTLPIAIGVNRTAKVVFGLGIMATLLLLWYINTYLMANQLYYAVIYGLLLIVGPMIFFVIKMWNATAKKDFQLLSTVLKWIIFFGILSVVVITFNIKNHG